Proteins encoded in a region of the Chelonoidis abingdonii isolate Lonesome George chromosome 2, CheloAbing_2.0, whole genome shotgun sequence genome:
- the RBM12B gene encoding RNA-binding protein 12B: MAVVIRLQGLPVVAGPADIRRFFSGLNIPDGGVHIIGGETGEAFIIFATDEDARRAMSCSGELIKDSPIELFLSSKTEMQNTIEMSRKRFDRGGREPMSGSRRTGGSNTGASGVGNLSNLVAAITKGINKSGYVPSNHPESGFHTNGTRHGDPGIPKSNYNQSRKESVSSDDVYLFLHGIPYSATEDEVRAFFSGLRVEGVIFIKRRNGLNNGDGLVKFATPHGALEGLKRHRQYMGPRFIEISLATEEQWIEHGGRIDMKNEIARYLSKERSPTRGSNYSHSRKHSHSRSPPRRQRTRSRSPRGQEFYLHLRNLHTYLEKKDLRTFFGKLDVSNNQIKFLLDKHQRRTRNAFLMLKNQKDFDIALEYHRMSLFNRPVYIFPISRKSMLKLIESYERKSSQERDRPGQAVSEKSYREGHCGPKMCIYIRNFPFDVTKVEVQKFFAGFAIDEDDVYLLYDDKGVGLGEALVKFKSEEQAMKAESLNRRRFLGTEVLLRLISEEQMQEFGLNVLPSAPSGKMQAYDRGEHSRPAGSPPGQPQGLPMHSFGPPGSFRHPPDVRRPPEDFRGPPPFMDFAGDSEPFGRMDYGNNNMGGFSEGRFMSDSNFSGGSDRVTPIRLKNLPFRATPNEILDFFYGYGVIPESVSIQCNEHGLPSGDAIVAMTNYEEAMAAINELNDRPIGPRKVKLSLL, from the coding sequence ATGGCTGTAGTCATCCGTTTACAGGGGCTTCCTGTTGTTGCGGGTCCTGCAGATATTCGCCGTTTCTTCTCGGGATTGAATATTCCTGATGGAGGAGTGCATATTATTGGAGGAGAAACTGGGGAGGCTTTTATTATATTTGCAACAGATGAAGATGCACGACGTGCCATGAGCTGTTCAGGAGAGCTTATCAAAGACTCCCCTATAGAGCTCTTTCTCAGCAGCAAGACTGAAATGCAAAATACAATAGAAATGAGCCGGAAAAGATTTGATCGTGGGGGAAGAGAACCAATGTCTGGGTCTAGACGAACAGGTGGTAGTAATACTGGTGCATCAGGTGTTGGGAACCTTTCAAACTTAGTTGCAGCTATaacaaaaggaataaataaaTCTGGTTATGTTCCATCAAATCACCCAGAGTCTGGCTTTCATACCAATGGCACAAGACATGGTGATCCAGGTATACCTAAATCAAACTATAACCAGTCAAGAAAGGAGTCAGTGAGTTCAGATGATGTTTATTTATTTCTACATGGCATACCGTACTCTGCAACAGAAGATGAAGTACGCGCTTTCTTTTCTGGATTACGAGTAGAGGGAGTGATCTTTATAAAACGTCGCAATGGCCTAAATAATGGTGATGGTTTGGTAAAATTTGCTACACCTCATGGTGCCTTAGAAGGACTTAAACGTCATAGACAATACATGGGTCCAAGATTTATAGAAATAAGTCTAGCTACTGAAGAACAGTGGATTGAACATGGTGGCAGGATAGACATGAAGAATGAGATTGCTCGTTACTTAAGCAAAGAGCGTTCTCCAACAAGAGGTTCAAACTATAGTCATTCAAGAAAACATTCTCATTCAAGATCTCCTCCAAGGAGACAAAGAACGCGCTCTCGTTCACCTCGTGGCCAGGAATTTTACTTACACTTAAGAAATCTACATACCTATCTTGAGAAGAAAGATCTGAGAACTTTCTTTGGAAAGCTGGATGTGTCTAACAACCAAATCAAGTTTTTACTGGACAAGCATCAAAGGAGGACAAGAAATGCATTTTTGATGTTGAAGAATCAGAAAGATTTTGATATTGCTCTGGAATATCACAGGATGTCTCTTTTCAATCGTCCTGTTTACATTTTTCCTATTTCTAGAAAATCTATGTTGAAACTAATTGAGTCATATGAGAGGAAGAGCTCACAAGAAAGAGATCGGCCTGGACAGGCTGTATCGGAAAAAAGTTATCGGGAGGGGCATTGTGGCCCAAAGATGTGCATATATATAAGAAACTTTCCATTTGATGTGACAAAAGTTGAAGTACAAAAGTTCTTTGCAGGGTTTGCTATTGATGAAGATGATGTCTACTTGCTTTATGATGACAAAGGAGTTGGTCTGGGAGAAGCATTGGTAAAATTTAAATCTGAAGAGCAGGCAATGAAAGCAGAAAGTTTAAATCGTCGAAGGTTCTTGGGAACAGAGGTACTATTAAGACTTATATCTGAAGAACAGATGCAGGAGTTTGGTTTAAATGTTCTACCATCAGCACCAAGTGGAAAAATGCAGGCATATGATAGAGGTGAGCATTCCCGTCCAGCTGGTTCACCACCTGGACAACCACAAGGACTACCTATGCACTCATTTGGTCCTCCTGGGAGCTTTAGGCATCCTCCTGATgttagacgacctcctgaggatTTTCGAGGTCCTCCACCTTTTATGGATTTTGCTGGTGATAGTGAACCTTTTGGTAGGATGGATTATGGAAACAATAACATGGGAGGCTTTTCTGAGGGAAGATTTATGTCCGATTCAAATTTCAGTGGTGGTTCTGATCGTGTAACTCCTATTAGATTAAAGAACTTGCCATTCAGAGCCACCCCTAatgaaattttggattttttctatgGCTATGGTGTCATTCCAGAATCTGTTTCTATACAGTGTAATGAACACGGATTACCTTCAGGTGATGCCATTGTTGCTATGACAAATTATGAGGAAGCAATGGCTGCTATTAATGAGCTAAATGATAGACCAATTGGCCCACGTAAAGTTAAGCTAAGCttgctttaa